A DNA window from Armatimonadota bacterium contains the following coding sequences:
- a CDS encoding fumarylacetoacetate hydrolase family protein: protein MRDNPGQVRSGIFHEGRVYETDGQNAIGVHDLGRVDFLPPVSLPPTLRVFDRNGEFAYRNSAVFLGPLAELDVPAGDVDFEVRVAAVLKDSGGRLTSEEATDFILGYVMFIGFFADDQLRSGAQTAAFDVPFAIGPFLTTPDSVVVGEQFVTKLAVKINGEVMHESEHSHSKFEEMIVRASRSNEVRAADLIAGPTLMKPPVLESKLGRYLRPGDTVQAGTESLGMLTIKLV from the coding sequence TTGCGCGATAACCCGGGCCAAGTGCGCTCGGGGATTTTCCACGAGGGGCGTGTCTACGAAACCGATGGACAGAATGCAATCGGCGTCCACGATCTTGGGCGCGTGGATTTCTTGCCGCCTGTTTCGCTGCCGCCCACTCTGCGAGTTTTTGATCGCAATGGCGAGTTTGCTTATAGAAACTCTGCGGTGTTTTTGGGGCCTCTTGCTGAGCTCGATGTTCCCGCCGGTGATGTCGATTTTGAAGTTCGGGTGGCGGCGGTTCTCAAGGATTCGGGCGGACGATTGACCTCTGAAGAAGCTACCGATTTTATCTTGGGCTATGTGATGTTCATCGGGTTCTTTGCTGATGATCAGCTTCGGTCCGGCGCGCAGACTGCCGCATTTGACGTGCCGTTTGCCATCGGACCTTTCTTGACCACTCCAGACAGCGTCGTGGTTGGAGAGCAGTTTGTCACCAAGCTAGCGGTGAAAATAAACGGCGAGGTCATGCACGAGTCAGAGCATTCTCACTCCAAATTCGAAGAGATGATCGTGCGGGCGTCGCGGTCGAACGAGGTCAGGGCTGCTGACTTGATCGCGGGGCCAACATTGATGAAGCCACCTGTTTTGGAATCTAAACTAGGGCGGTATCTCCGCCCAGGCGACACTGTTCAAGCTGGTACCGAATCGCTTGGGATGCTAACGATCAAGCTCGTTTAG